From Daphnia magna isolate NIES linkage group LG2, ASM2063170v1.1, whole genome shotgun sequence:
ATTAATGTGTGAATTAGCGATAGACATACCCATGGCTAAGAGGCCATGAAGGAGCTCCCCAGACATTTCGGATTCCATCGCCTGTTCAATGGTTTTTCCAGAAATCTTCTTATATTCCTGGAAAATCAGGTAAGCATGACGCTGGCCAGCGTGACCCAAAATTTCCACAAAAGCGTTTTCGTCCGTACCGACGGTTCCCTCACCTGGAAAATCGGatgttttattgcattttaaaCGTacaactttttatttttaaattttacccGCGTTATAGAGAATCTGGGCTTGCTCTTCAGCCTTGGCTGGATCATAAGCGTAATTATCTCTAAGTCcctataaaaataaattgtgtTAAATTGGAATAGATGTTACGGGCGTATTAAAACTTTTTCAAACCTGGAGGGCCATAACGAGCAGGCGCTGAAATGGTCCGGATGTATCTCCCTGAATGTCCGCCTCCAGTGAGGAACCATACACTGtgacacaaataaaaaagaatttaaaccAAATCCAGTAAAATTCAATTAGAAAGTAAATATTACGCTTTTCGTAAGCAGCGGCGATTTGAACAATTTCATCATATGGTCGGGAGCAGAGGATTTCCACCAAGACATCATCGCTGGTTCCAATACCCTTCATGGCTTTGTACAGTTGCTTGGCGCAATATTCATCGGTAGGCAACATCAGACCAATGATGACATTCTCGAAATTGCCACCCAATTCGCTCTTCAGATCGGCAATCAAATCCTGCTTAAATAATGTCAATAATGGACAGGATGATGACTGTGGTCTGCCTTAATTCTACAACTTGAGCTGATCCGTTGcgaaataacaaaagaaaagaaaacaaaaaacggacGCCATCAGCAAACGGTGAGATACTTGACAATGTGATGAtaaactataaaaattgcggaattatttctttttcgtatGGAAAATTGACTgccgaggagggaaaggaagCGCGATCGGACGCATTCGGTAGTGGTAGATGGTTCTGACTCATTTACCCTGGGTTTTTTGTTGCTCCCCTCTTCGACCTGGAAAGAGGAGAGACGAACACTTAGCACATGTTCGATTTTACAACATAACAAGAACACGGTTTCCCAACACAAATTGGAAGCTAATAAACACACACTATGAAATGGATGGAATGAAAGTTAAGGGAAGATCAAAGCCACCACcctctattatttttttccctgttTATCATGCATCGTAGTTAAACGCTTACAAGCAAGCGGGGCGCGTTATTGTGAAATGGCGGAATcgattcaataaaaaaaaaatccttttttgttCCTGGTATTCTATGACAAACGTTTAGTTTCAACGACATTAAGAGATAACAATTTTGCCGTGTTCGCGTTCGTGCCAGTTACGATGTAATTGAAACTTTGGGGGATCGATTCGCAATTTTTGTGCCATTAACAACACGCACATTTTGGATGAAATTTCTATTATGACTTATGGAAACTAGTTAATCTCgcaaaattaaaaacgaaTATGAATCGACGATTCTTTTGGGGGATCATCAACAGACAAGAACTGAAAAATAATCGACTTCGTTTAAATAAACCGAGAAAAACGGAAACAACTTGCCAAGGACGGatcaggaaagaaaaaaaaacgcaaataTAATGAAATTATTGCAAACTGCATATTCCGTAATGCTTGTTTACGAGCGATATCTAcgataattttcttttttaaacaagcGTAGCTACACGGGGAAAAAATAAGGTTGTTTCGTGCGATAGAAAAAGGCGTGGGTAATGGAACCCTTCCGGCGTGAATGTGTAACGGAAAATGCATTACCCGACCGAATTCCTTCTTGTAAGCTTCGGTGATGGCTTGGCGTTGGGCGTTGGATCGCAGGCACAGAATGTCGATGATGACTTGTTCATCCGTACCAAATCCTTTCATAGCAGCTCGCCTTTAttaaaggtaaaacaaaatagaTATTAAATTAGAAAACGCAACAATATCCATGTTGTACAGTCATAAAAACGGGGACagggaaatagaaaaaaaaaaaaatatttacaatgCATGGGCGTCGGCGACCGCATCGAAATTAGCTGCTGGCACCACAGTTGGAACTTCCTAAACATTAATATTTATTAATCAGAATTTacttaattaaaaaatgatttaggTTGAGTTCTGAAATAATTCTGTTTtcgatttcaatttttgtcGTCGCCAATCTTCCTGACGACAAAAATTCGTGCaggtaatttctttttttattgtccgcaatacaaaattcttttattatttgttttcttcaatttcaTTCAACGTAGATAAACAAAAAGCTCTCAACGTcgaataatattaaaatatcgCCTTTCACGTAGACCGTGGTAAAGCGTACAACATGTGCGTTCGGCGGTTGGTACGTTGACGCGTACACACATGGAAGGGTGCTAACGAGTCATAGACACAACTGTATTGATTCCAGACGGCCTCGACGCCGCTACACACGCGACCTGCTTTCGGTTACGGGGCCATCGCATGCTCGTCTGCGGCTGGCCTGGATAAGGCTATTGCTCAAGGTTTTCACACAAAATGGAAAACCCTTATGCGATAGGATTTCGCTTTAGGAtgcgtgtttctttttctccgtcCATCTTGGAGGCTGAATAAAGAAGAATTTGACTATAGAGAAGGGCGATCGATCACGCTGtacttttttctctttggctGGCGTGGGAACAAACCCTTGGTTCACGTTGATTGTACGGTCGTTGAACCCACACATCAAAGTTTACCTAAAGATATATCAAGTTACGGATCTTTGAAATACCACTCACTGCACCTCTCAATACGCATTCGTTTGTTTTTAGTATATCAATATTGAATGTGAAAACAGAAATTTGATCAAACCGCAAGTCTCACACCGCAGACGTGCTGCCGAGCATGATTACCCTTACCACAAAAGGTTCTGGAcgctcctttctttttttgacagtcacagaagtaaaaaaaaatgggacgtcagaaaatggaaaacaagaATTTTAATGGAAAAATTGGAATTTCACGGAATGTCGGTCGAGAACGTGGCTACAGCagcgaaaaaaatattgtgagGAACGAAGAAGTCATGAATCAAACCCAGTTTGCGGCCGTTTCCCGTTCGTTTACAACATCGGCCAAGCGCTTTCTAATCCGCCGCTGGTATGTATGGACTATTACCGGCATCATCCCCAACTCCACCATATTCTTTTGTTCTTAttgaatgttttaaaaaaaatttgattaacTACAACAAATTTTAGTTCCtccatttttcatttgacaTTCAAATGTATGTGTAGGAGGGCCACTCGTAGTGCTAGGCTTGCAATACGTATTATGTGTCAGATCTGAAAATTCGTGAAAGACCATGTCATGCTTCGCAAGGTCTTTGTCTAGTTGCAACTTTCCTTCCCATTTTGTGtcaaagcaataaaaaaacgaaggaTATAATCGTTATAAAACTGGCCATCTGACCAGCATTAGATGTAaatccatcatttttttttatcacaatACTTCGTCACGGATTTATCTCTTACGGAGCACCAAACTTCAGTTAACTAGTCCTTgaaaacgtttcttttttcctcattTCAAGGAGGAAGGCACGGCTTGCAAAAATGACGTCATGGGCACATTTTGGAGAATGCAAAATGATAGTTGAAAGAAATAAACTTACCGCGTACTCTTCCATATCGCCAGACAGAGACACTAGAATCGAAACAAATCAAATTCGTTAGAAAAGATGAtagaaataaagaacaaatcaaaagaattttcaaCTTACTTTTGCTAGTTTACGGTGGATATTTAGGTCCTTTAAAAAGAGTGAACGAAACACACGTCTGTTTAGCAACAGCGACAACGCCCGACTGAAACTTCTCCCTCCGGCCCGGTGCCAGCAAGCATGGCCGCCTCTGTGCCGCAGACCGATCTGTTCGTAGGCGTACgcttctcttcttttccatCATGCACTAAAAAGTTCTTTTTTACGAAATCAACAGTAACAAAAACTAAACACATCCTGAatctgttttcctttttcttttttttttttgctctgtaTATCTGGTTGGTGTAGGATTAAACATTGCCAAGTTTTTCCAGTTTGATTCCATGTTCTTTTTCATACTTTTTCCCAACGATGAACGTGTGTTGCAAGAACGGCCAGAAAGTAGCAGGTCCCTACAAGcctaaaaataaattgactGCAGGAGACTACAGTAATATTAGAAGCCAGTCTcttttgacgaaaaatttgTACGGGGaaaatttagttttgttaaaaaaaggaaaatccgCGCACGCGGCTGTGTGTGTATTCCGAGTTATTCTGTACACAACGCATTTTCTCGGTTTTGTATGGTACAACGTAGGGGGCCGGAGGGAAGGGTtgataaaatttcaatttcctaTCGGATACATCGTGAGGGAATTTCGAGACGCGGGAGAACGAATGCGTCTGTGAGAGAGACGGTAAAATGACGGTAAAATCAAGACGGAGTAGAATAACTTTGGCCTCGACATAAAGAAACTCAATAAACGCGCTATTAAGTTAACGGGTTTGGCTTCGAAAAAATTGCCCGAGATTATTTACAATAGTCGTTCCTATTTAGAAAAAATGCTAATAGACGGATTCAGCACTTTTGCAGATGACTATGACCATCTCTGCGGAACATTAAATCCATTTCACATAATGAAATGTTTAGCGCAAAAACGGAAGAGAGACCGCCAAACGCCCCGAGCAAGGGAGTGAAAAGGAATGAGACAGACTATGACATCATGTACAGAGCTTTCGGAGTTTGAGAAATTGTAGTTCTGGCGTACCTGCGTTTAATTTTACATGAGAGAAGATGAACCGGGTGTGGGCATGATCATGTTGGATGTACTCGGTGCACCTAAGTTATTGACATTACTCGTGCCAAGCTGGAGGAAAGACGTAAGTGGCTGTTCTATCCACGTAATCAGTGCATGTTCTGGAGATTGGTGAGAGGCATAATTGTCCTTCATAAGTAGTTGAGAAAAGTTGGCGTGGGTTTGGTATGCTTCGGCTTCCCGACTTCCGTCACCGCACATTCGATACAAATCTTGGTTCAAAAGTATTAGTCAGCATTGACACCAATGAGTTTCAAGGTTGTTTTATGAATAAGCTACCTTTCAGGATGGCTGACGCCCACAGCTGTATGTGAACATCCGGAATTTTCGAGGCCAGTTGCATTGCCGGCGTGACCATGTTCATTGCCTCACGACTGTTGCCCAACGAGAGGAAAATATGACCGAGTAATACAAGGGAGCAGGAAGTAAGTCGGTTTAGGTCTTCGGCGTTCGCCATTTTCAATGTTTCCCTTAAATACCGCCTAGATTCCattaaaaaagaggaaaaacaatGCTTACAAATATTTCAAACGAGATTTACAGCTTTACGTACTTGGCTTCGTTGTATCGAGCTTGAAAGAAACACTGAAGTCCTTGAACATAGAAAGCAGCTGCTCGCAAGCTGTGCGAGTGCGACGGCAACGTTTCGGGGTTGAtattttcaattaatttattaaaatCACCTTCGCGTTTCATTCTTAAGTAAACAATGGCAAGATTCAAGTTCGCGAATGTCCACAGCTCACGATCCGTAGTGCTCTAAAATGGGAGGCAATTTCGAAATATAAATTAAGTGATAACTATAGGACATCATTCTGTTTAGCATACTCTAAGTGCAACATTTAGTTGGGCTTCTGCAGCTTCCATGGAGTTCATGCTCATTGCATAGAGACCCAAAAGCGTGTGCAACTGTGCCGAATGAGCAGCGAGCAAACGGGGCGGACCGGCTGCACACAATTGAGCCGCTGTGGCTACTTCCCGTATTGCTTGACCTTTTTGACCCATGACCAGCCgacacagaatcaaatgttCCAACAGAAGAATGTGGAAGGAGGTGAGGATACTTCGATTGTCGGACACTGGAAATTCAATTAACATTAATCATAAGCTTCGTGTGATTGCAACAGCTACTTACATTTAAGTTTTTCGATTTGCAGGAACGCTTTCTCTGTATATTTCTGGGCTTTATCCATGTATCCTGCTTGCATCGAGTGCATAACTGTCACGACATAAACTAAAACGCACAGGTGTTCCTTCGACATCCACACAAACATATCACCAGAATTCCCAGCCGATACATCTAGATGCAGAATTGATGGTGAGATAATCAAAGAACTTGAACGACGGATTTCCATGTAAAATTACCTTCATCGCTTGGCATTAAATTGGGTTGCGTAATAGTTTGAATACTTTGTTGCAATTGTTTTAAGTATGGCTTAACACTTTTGACCTGTCCAGACATCAAGCACTGACATACCTATGAAACAAACAATGGAAATTTAGCGATGTTTTATAAAGCAATATCAATCAAAATTTACCTGCAggactaaaaaaaatatttttaaatacttcTTTTTGTTGAAGAGAGCCCTGCCAATTATCAATGATTGGTCCCACTTGAGCTAATAGGGGGTGAAGTTCATTGAACTTCTTATCAATCAACAGCAACTTTATAGgtatacaaaataaataaatgtctTTAGCCATAAAAGAGTCATTGTGACAGGAATACCATGCATTTGCTTAAGGTGAACAGGAGTCTAGAATACTGAGCTCCAGAGATGTGTGCGTAGTCAGCACCAACTCCCAAAAGACCACAGGCTGACAGATAATCTCTTTCATTGGAATGAATTTGCTggggaaaacaacaaaattaaataagaaaatcaatcaaaaataGAATTTTAATAATTGTATATGATTACAGCTAGCTGGAAGAGTAATCTGCAATGCCAGAAAACATTTTGCTGGGACATCTCTATCGTTTTTCTAAGCAGAGGTTTAGCCAGGTTGGTCTGGTTTTGTTGCTCGTAAAGTTCTGCAAGCAAACTTGCAGATTCATATTTGATATCATCAAACGCAGCAATATTCTGTGATAAAGACCACTACAAGACAAAGGAATCACAGTTAGAAAGAGTTAAATGGTTCAAATTAGATATTGCTTACAGCTTGTTCCAAGTGAGAACGGGCCaaatcaacatttttcgtGTAGAGTACAAGAATATTTCCTAACTGAAGATGTGTCCTAGCTTCCACACGTGGCGGGGGTTTAAAAGTAAATACAGTTTGAAGACACTGGACACACATGCGAATATTCGGGGGCGTCGAAACCCGAAAATGTTCAGCCAACCCTAATAGGGCGAGGTACCAAGCGTCCTGTGAAGAAGTTGACGCCATCACTCCACTGCTTTGCCACCGGAAGAAGTGGTGGACTTAAAGGTTCACGTTCTCAGACACACAATCCAGCTAGATATCCAGAGTTTCGTTTTggtatataaagaaaaaaaattcgagCAATTTGGACTCGAACTGATTCTTGGGTATACCAAATAGTCGATAGACATGCAAACTTCCGATTTACGTAGAAATCGATTACTTTTCGTTTCGTCTGCTAGTCATtctaaaaattataaattatcATGCCGCTCATATCCtcataataaaaagaaagatcgTCCGCAATCGCCTATATTCCCCAGATATGAATCGAATGTGTCATTGCAAGGGAGATTGTTGCTTCCGGGGTTACTGAAATGCAGTCCTGTTATTCATTCAGGAGTGTTCttctattatttcttgttAATTTTGCTCTCCACAGATCAAACGGTGAGTTTCTCAAAGCGGGTTCTATAATGTATCTGGAACCACTATGAATAAGTGGGTACTTTGATTACCTGCGGTAAAATGCATACGTACTAAAAagttgcaatttttttaattcttgcAGGATGCTCGGAAATTCAACAATTAATTCATTCCTTACCTTATTTAAGTTTGACTGACACAAAATGTCTAATAGGGAATAATTGTTCTTCTCTACAATGCACATCAACAGctgaagtaaaaatttttttttacattgtttGATAATAAATAATACTTTTCCTTATCATAGAAGACAAAATTTTCTGTTGGTTTTGCTGTGACATGTGATAATGATCCAGCTATAGAAATAAATGCCAATATTCCTACCTCAGGAATTATTTCATGGCATGCAACATTTAATGATCAAACAGAAAAAGTGATTCCTGGTTGGTGAAACAGAGCATGTTATATTACAAAACCAATCTTCTAGCAACCTTTGTATTTAATATTCCCCTAGGCTATTTTTTTCCTACATCCCAAAACCACACCGTTCAAAGACAAGGCTATCTGAAAGTTAGTTTAAAGAAGTCTTCTGATAGAGATTCATTTGTGTTACTGAGCCTAACACTCAAGGGTTGTGAAAACATCCAGGAGAATCAGGGAATTGACTATTCCTGCactcaaaaacaaataattaacAGTCAACAACTTGCATGTGGAAAAGGAAAATTAAACAATCAACAGAAATTATGTTCCTTGTTTCGACCGTTCGAATGTGGTGCAAAAGAAACATGTTCACAAATTGATAAATCCGATCATGGCGAATGCCAATGCTTCAAGGGATATGCAAGAGATGAAGATGGGACTTGCTCTACAATAATAGCTCACCCTCAAGTTTCAACTGTTTCAcctaacaaacaaaaatctaacGAAACGGACGTGTCGGAGTCGACGAAAGACCGTAAGTCTTGAAGTGCTTTATCCCCATCCGATTTTCAAATTCACAAGTTTTTCATTATGCTTCTCTAGCTGCCGCGTTTGCAGTGAATATAGTGGTCCCACTTCTTATGCTAATACTGGTCACAGCTTTACTGTACGCAGCATATAAACACGGATTAATCCATCAGTGTCTGGTTAGTTGGTGCGGGAGAACTACTGAAACTGTTTTGCTCACAGATGATGATGATTCACCCTTGGCTTGAGATTGCTTGGATATAACCTCGGATCATGAAAAAACTGGAAAGTTAGAAATACATATACATATTATAAAGACAATGACAAGAAAAACTAGTGTATTATCATTGAATCACTTCCGAAATACAACTGCAGGGAGAAAACGGTAGTACAATACAACGAAGCGAAATATCCACAGCACAGGAAATAAGAGGGGTGAAATGAAGAATCAACTATTGATTGCGATCTAATTCTCATTCTACTCCGGTAGAAAGTGCTGCTTCTGCTTTGGTAGATACATACACACCACACACACTCGAacgcatacacacacacgatGGATAAGTTCAATCCCATTTACGATGTTTAAAAATGTGGTTAAATGGAAGTGCATTAACATTTCCTTAGTCAAAAAGCGACGCAACACTAGCAACATacaaacacatttttctgttGAAAAACTCCCATTTCGTCCCTATGAATGTTAAAAATTTTGTGATACCCAATTATACTCTTAAACTCAAACggagagaaggaaaaataataagatCGGGATCGAATATATTCCGGGGTGATACAAACGCAataaagaaaccaaaaaaagactGAAAAGTGGGTGGATTTAAGTAAATTTAGGGGAGGAGAAGGGGGGAGTACTCTACCCAAGTCATTGACCAAGATGTTGAAGACTGATTTCAAAACTGTTGTCTCAACCCCCTGCAAAAGTGTAGGAAAGACGTAgcgatgaaaaaaggaaaacaaatgaagttGAACGGAATAAGCCAAGTTATTTTGTCCTAAATTTGTACAATAGAAGTGAAAGATGCTCTAAATTAGCTTTCATAAGCAACCCTCTTCCAGTATAACAACGGAACTATGTGcagcacaaaagaaaaaaaaataataataaaaaaaaaaaacgaatttcttTACTTggtattaaaaaataattaaaaaaaattggttaaTGAAGAGGACATGGAGGATTGATGGTGGTATAGGACAAATAGTCAAACGTGGTGCCTCAAATTTTCTGAATTTTCTGTCCAACCACTACCGGATTGTTTCGGCGGATTTCTTCTGCTCCAAGTTCACGATAATTAAACGAGCATTCATGTTTGTCTGAATATCGATGCACAGAACAGTAAAGGCCTCCGCAACGGCATTCGAAACCTGTTCATGatgaaaaatgatgaaatCTTAAGAAAGCTGCAATGCGATAGAGGCACGACCACCGGATAGGCCTAAGTTCGACGGACTCATACCTGTTAATCCAACCTTCTTACGACAAGTAGCACAacggtttttcttcttctttccatcTTTATCCAGGGCTTCTGCAGCATCACTGTCTCCTTCAGCTACTGAACTGCTCAGACTGCTACTACTGGTTGCAGCAGATAGGGTGGAAGTGGCTGCCCCAATCTTGTTAATTAATATTTGAGATTGAAAATTAGTGAAAAtgcacaacaacaaaaaaactaaaataataataattttctaGCCAtacttctttgttttcagAGGAAGGTACAGGTATTGCGGGTGATGCAACAGGAAGGGAGGTTCCTGTTGTGATCAAGGATGTTGAGCTATTAGAGGCCACAGCGGTTATGGAAGTGGGGCTGCTACGGCCAGGGCTAGTTGTATTctggctgctgttgctagtTGGAGAAGGGGGTTGCTGCTGCTTCTTTTTTACAGCCTAGATATGGATATGTTCAACAGTTACTTTGAATGCTTCAAGAATGTACAGAAAGAAATAGcctttaaaaaacatgaaGACACACCTCTTTGAAACACACTGAACACATCCCATCAGTGGCAGGATTTCCATAGAAGCCACAACCTGATCTGCAAAGGGTTGGAGGAGCTTGCATGTTGGATTCCTGTTCCATATTTTTAGGATGAGAGGTTCTGAGGTTGTCTGTTTCAACTCTTTGCAGATTACAAAACTGCAGAGCCACTCAGCTGAAGATGAGAAAGCTGTCTAACCTGGTTAAaccaaaacgaaaagaaaaaaaaaacccgtcaGTATTGACTAtactttcaagaaaaaaaaaaaaaaaaggaaaaaaatcgtGATGATCTGATTGAAggagaaataagaaaacacaAGCTCTAATAAGTTGAGCCTTGACTTGGCCTTGACGACCCCCCTTGGTTCTCTTATCCTTCCGTGGTTcttggcacacacacacacgtatcaCAACccattttaacaaaaaaaaacacgataTTCTCGCACTCAATGATCACTGGTTAAGCTGAAATACAATATCAACCGATTGCATAAAAGATGATTCACCTGTAAGTTGTAGAAATGACGAAAatggaacaaagaaaaaccagaGCTTGCAAAGAGGAGGAGAAAAGGCGTAGTGCACGTAGTTTAGTGAACAGAAAGAGTGAGGGCGCTCGAGATGGGGATGTGATGAACCAGCtgggaaaaaagggaaaagtttTTTCCCTTCCTTTTCTCGCGTCGGCGACGTTGCCTTTTGCTTTTAATTCGAGCGAAGCTACtaatcaaaatcaaacaaatctTGCGTATTTTTACcaattatttttctcttaatAAGCTggaaaatgtattttaaatttttctgatGGAAGATCACGGGCTGAATCCGTCTTGCTTGCTGTTTTTTGGTTCTCTAGttcaaaaagagagaaaacttGTTTGATGACGTCAGAACAGCTGATCGCCTTTCTCTGCCTTTCTTTTGGTTCGATTTCCTTTCTGATTCCCCACGCGCTCGCATAAACACAAACCGAAGTCTACAAATCCGTGCAAAAGCAGAATACGTTGAGAAGTTTCTCACTGTGGGTAATCTATGCTGTAATATCagagaaaaagagggggaaaaaacgaAGTTGTTAATCAAATCCGTCTTTCGACTGTGACAAACTACGTGGTCTAATCCAAGAATAGCTACAAGCACTAAACACGATTTCACTCAAACAATAACACAACTACGCAGATTGGTGAACAAGTCCAGCCTACCACGTAAAAGAGAACTATCCGCGGCAGAACACGTAAGGCGAACGATTCGCAACTGACTCGACGAACTGAAtattacaaaaataaaagacgcaATGGAGAGCTTGTTCCTGCGTTGTGTGGCAAGGGGAGATTTCCCAATATATACGATTTTTTATAAAAGCTTAAAGTAAAAGAAACAGCACCAATGGTCCTGTACCATAAATTGGGGCTCGAGGTGGTATAGACGGAGGAGGCGGAGCTCCTCTTCCGTATCCGCCCAAATGTGCGACAGGGAGGGAGGTCAACGAAGAGGACCCTGATAGCTCTCGAGTGGCGAAGCATACAGCTAGTGGGGTTGTATCTGTGTTACGTCATTTCTACTCCTTCGATTCCATGTCACTATACAGGCCCAACGAGGCCATACGTGACTTGGCAATTTTTAGGAAATGTTAGAGGATTTgtcaacgccatctaccgCCTTCGGGCATCGtgattcaaaaaatttaaagaaacaaaactatGAGTGACAACTTTGACTTTTCGgaggaaaattttttaaagctaaGTGAAAAAATGATATTCGGCAATTGAATTTTATCGGAAAACTATCGATCTTCCTCGATGACTGGCTAATTCGTTAAGATTTTCCGCCAGATTCGCTGCTGACATGTCGCATTTTAAAGACGTCAGTGTTACAATTCTCATGTTGGTAAATCCAGTATATTTTCTTACGGTTCCTCTGGCAAAATCCACCTGACGTATGTCTAGTTGTAGACGGGCGGAAGTCAGGAAGGAAAACAATATATCATGAATTTTTGTCATACCCTGATTGTGTGAACATATTCGACCTCCAAATGAAACATGGAAAACGAAACGATGATTCGCGAAGGAGGAAACGCAATGTGCCTTGGCCGTCAGCGAAAAGAGGAAATGTGCGCAATCAGCAAAt
This genomic window contains:
- the LOC116916930 gene encoding uncharacterized protein LOC116916930, which gives rise to MQSCYSFRSVLLLFLVNFALHRSNGCSEIQQLIHSLPYLSLTDTKCLIGNNCSSLQCTSTAEKTKFSVGFAVTCDNDPAIEINANIPTSGIISWHATFNDQTEKVIPGYFFPTSQNHTVQRQGYLKVSLKKSSDRDSFVLLSLTLKGCENIQENQGIDYSCTQKQIINSQQLACGKGKLNNQQKLCSLFRPFECGAKETCSQIDKSDHGECQCFKGYARDEDGTCSTIIAHPQVSTVSPNKQKSNETDVSESTKDPAAFAVNIVVPLLMLILVTALLYAAYKHGLIHQCLVSWCGRTTETVLLTDDDDSPLA
- the LOC116916931 gene encoding AN1-type zinc finger protein 6, whose amino-acid sequence is MEQESNMQAPPTLCRSGCGFYGNPATDGMCSVCFKEAVKKKQQQPPSPTSNSSQNTTSPGRSSPTSITAVASNSSTSLITTGTSLPVASPAIPVPSSENKEIGAATSTLSAATSSSSLSSSVAEGDSDAAEALDKDGKKKKNRCATCRKKVGLTGFECRCGGLYCSVHRYSDKHECSFNYRELGAEEIRRNNPVVVGQKIQKI